The following proteins are co-located in the Gloeocapsa sp. PCC 7428 genome:
- a CDS encoding TIM barrel protein, with amino-acid sequence MQGIRVANAPCSWGDLGVQGLEGESIGYQQMLDELVETGYIGTDLGDWGYMPTDPEKLRTELERRNLTIVSGYVPVALKNPESHRQAEAQALKIARLLSTVAQTSTTQTVRPFMVVMDEIGAVPVRTQNAGRVEPNMELSEKEWRTCIEGAEQIARVIRDETGMRTTFHHHCASYLETPKEISRFLEQTDPNLIGLTLDTGHYAYGAATDDGQCVLEAFERFGDRIWHVHFKDCDLKIAQAARNQGWDYFEAVRRGLFCELGQGGVDFPGVVSWLREHDYNGWIVVEQDVLPGMGTPKESAQRNREYLKQLGL; translated from the coding sequence TTGGTTATCAACAAATGTTAGATGAGCTAGTGGAAACTGGCTATATCGGTACTGATTTGGGTGACTGGGGATATATGCCTACAGATCCAGAGAAATTAAGAACTGAACTTGAGCGCCGCAATCTTACGATCGTAAGTGGCTACGTACCTGTAGCATTAAAAAATCCAGAATCGCATCGACAAGCTGAAGCACAAGCCCTCAAAATTGCCCGATTGCTATCAACGGTTGCACAGACGAGTACCACTCAAACTGTACGTCCTTTTATGGTCGTGATGGATGAAATTGGTGCTGTTCCTGTACGAACACAAAATGCAGGAAGAGTTGAACCAAACATGGAGTTGAGTGAAAAGGAGTGGCGTACTTGCATTGAGGGTGCAGAACAAATTGCCCGCGTCATTAGGGATGAAACAGGAATGCGAACGACGTTCCACCATCATTGTGCTTCTTATTTGGAAACACCGAAAGAAATTAGTCGCTTTTTAGAGCAAACTGACCCAAACTTAATTGGATTAACTTTGGATACAGGACACTATGCTTATGGCGCGGCGACTGATGATGGACAGTGCGTGTTAGAAGCTTTTGAGCGTTTTGGCGATCGCATTTGGCACGTACACTTTAAAGACTGTGACTTGAAAATAGCACAAGCAGCCCGCAATCAAGGCTGGGACTATTTCGAGGCTGTGCGTCGCGGGCTATTCTGCGAACTTGGTCAAGGCGGGGTAGATTTTCCAGGGGTTGTTTCTTGGCTGCGCGAACATGATTACAACGGTTGGATTGTTGTCGAACAAGATGTGCTTCCTGGAATGGGAACTCCGAAAGAAAGTGCTCAACGCAACCGAGAATATTTAAAACAATTAGGATTGTAA